The following coding sequences lie in one Patescibacteria group bacterium genomic window:
- a CDS encoding lytic transglycosylase domain-containing protein — protein sequence MKNDNRFIIVFFVVLSAWLGYSLVKNTEKDLIIRQLDKQNSILISQLDGAKSLADSLSRGQLINFVINPEEKILFCDSLFTMQNEFIRERLQTEITFLLQRQQFLLLSWLRSGRYFDLFENELTVAGLSQDLKYLALLESGLDPSIISVAKAVGLWQFIESTGRKYNLPVKQGLDMRRDPIAATKAAVKHLADLYQANKSWPITLACYNAGSARVQKQMLEQKTDNYFVLRLPNETRRYFFLIMAVKLIFSQPDRFLPGLIDVQKYDSLFKRIAKVSIKLEKNIKIDDLAKLVKVDPLIFMETNPSFTGNLVVKGNHRINVVVK from the coding sequence ATGAAAAACGATAATAGGTTTATCATCGTATTTTTTGTCGTATTATCAGCTTGGTTGGGTTATAGTCTGGTTAAAAATACGGAAAAAGACTTGATTATCAGGCAGCTTGATAAACAGAACAGTATTTTGATCAGTCAGCTGGATGGCGCAAAAAGTTTAGCTGACAGTTTAAGTCGGGGGCAGTTGATAAATTTTGTTATTAATCCCGAGGAAAAAATTTTATTTTGCGACAGCCTATTTACTATGCAAAATGAATTTATCAGGGAAAGGTTACAAACAGAAATAACTTTTCTTTTGCAACGCCAACAGTTTTTGCTTTTGTCCTGGTTAAGGTCGGGTCGGTATTTTGATTTATTTGAAAATGAATTAACTGTTGCCGGTTTATCTCAGGATTTAAAGTACCTGGCCTTGTTGGAAAGTGGTTTGGATCCGTCTATAATTTCGGTGGCTAAAGCGGTTGGTTTATGGCAATTTATAGAATCAACTGGCCGAAAATATAATTTGCCGGTTAAGCAAGGCTTGGATATGCGGCGCGATCCTATAGCGGCTACCAAGGCAGCGGTTAAACATTTGGCTGATTTATATCAAGCTAATAAAAGTTGGCCCATAACTCTGGCTTGTTACAACGCCGGTTCAGCTAGGGTGCAAAAACAGATGTTAGAACAAAAAACTGATAATTATTTTGTTCTACGGCTGCCAAACGAAACTCGGCGATATTTTTTTCTGATTATGGCTGTTAAATTAATTTTTAGCCAGCCGGATAGATTTTTACCTGGTTTGATCGATGTACAAAAGTATGATTCTCTTTTTAAAAGAATAGCCAAAGTTAGTATTAAGTTGGAAAAAAATATTAAAATTGATGATTTAGCCAAATTAGTAAAAGTTGACCCATTGATATTTATGGAAACTAATCCATCTTTTACTGGTAATTTGGTGGTGAAAGGTAACCATCGAATTAATGTGGTTGTTAAGTAA
- a CDS encoding 1-acyl-sn-glycerol-3-phosphate acyltransferase has translation MKNYYNFRTALRYDLSYQSKIKDKSIFPNFFFYLRVFVAILQGAWLAKKRKFNESTWAETSLKMIEAAEAVGGQFYINGLQNISKTFNRPVVFMANHMSTLENFCLPVILLSFKNITFVVKKELLTYPIFGHIMKATNPVALNRLNPREDLQTMMADCSKKLKQGISIIIFPQHTRRDKIIPSQFNSIAVKIATANNVPIIPIALKTDFWANGKRLKDFGKINPNKKIHIAFGQPIKMSTNPSAAEQKITHNQAVDFIVACHKQWQ, from the coding sequence ATCTTCCCGAATTTCTTTTTTTATTTACGAGTTTTTGTCGCTATTCTTCAAGGTGCTTGGCTGGCTAAAAAAAGAAAATTTAATGAAAGTACTTGGGCTGAAACTTCCTTAAAAATGATTGAAGCGGCTGAAGCAGTTGGTGGCCAGTTTTATATAAACGGACTACAAAATATTAGTAAAACTTTTAACCGTCCAGTGGTGTTTATGGCTAACCATATGAGTACTTTAGAAAATTTCTGTTTGCCGGTTATTTTGTTAAGTTTTAAAAATATTACCTTTGTTGTAAAAAAAGAACTTCTAACCTATCCTATTTTCGGCCATATTATGAAGGCTACTAATCCAGTAGCTTTAAATAGACTAAACCCTAGAGAAGATTTACAAACCATGATGGCTGATTGTTCAAAAAAGTTAAAACAAGGCATCTCAATAATAATTTTTCCCCAACATACGCGTCGTGACAAAATAATTCCCAGTCAATTTAATTCTATAGCTGTTAAAATAGCTACCGCTAACAATGTACCCATAATTCCTATTGCTCTTAAAACAGACTTTTGGGCTAATGGAAAAAGGCTAAAAGATTTTGGTAAGATTAATCCTAATAAGAAAATTCATATTGCCTTTGGTCAACCCATCAAAATGTCCACTAATCCTTCAGCGGCTGAACAAAAGATAACCCATAATCAAGCTGTTGATTTTATAGTAGCCTGCCATAAGCAATGGCAATAA
- the rplL gene encoding 50S ribosomal protein L7/L12 produces the protein MSEDKKEVVVPAKFEKLVAEIEKLSVLDLAELVKVLEEKFGVSAAAPVMAVAPAAAGAPAAAEEKDSFNVELTEAGANKISVIKALREITALGLKEAKDMVDGAPKVVKEGAPKEEAETMKKKLEEAGAKVTLK, from the coding sequence ATGTCAGAAGATAAAAAAGAAGTTGTAGTGCCAGCTAAGTTTGAGAAATTAGTGGCCGAAATAGAAAAACTTTCGGTACTAGATTTGGCTGAGTTGGTAAAAGTGCTTGAAGAAAAATTCGGCGTTTCCGCCGCCGCTCCAGTTATGGCCGTAGCTCCAGCTGCCGCCGGCGCTCCAGCTGCCGCTGAAGAGAAGGATTCTTTCAATGTGGAGTTAACCGAAGCTGGTGCTAATAAAATTAGCGTCATTAAGGCTTTGCGTGAAATAACCGCTTTGGGCCTTAAAGAAGCCAAGGATATGGTAGATGGCGCTCCTAAAGTAGTTAAAGAAGGCGCTCCTAAAGAAGAGGCTGAGACTATGAAGAAAAAATTGGAAGAGGCTGGTGCCAAAGTGACTTTGAAATAA
- the rsmH gene encoding 16S rRNA (cytosine(1402)-N(4))-methyltransferase RsmH, which yields MTYQHEPVLLQEVINGLNPQPGQNFIDGTVGGGGHAAALLASTGPKGRLLAMDRDKVALAAAVVNLKQFNGRVTFIQDSYINVTDYALSNGFNNLAGVLLDLGLSSAQLSDTTRGFSFKNDGPLDLRFDVSQGQTAADLLNNLTFVELWKIFEVYGQLPKSKTLARIIVEQRRLAPFRTTEDLLSAVNKIKGGGRHSLQPAALVWQALRIVVNNELDQLKQVLPKILQLVSLGGRLAIISFHSGEDRIVKDFFKTEAKNCLCPPAYPVCRCQHQARLKIITVKPLEATAQEIKINSRARSAKLRIAQVI from the coding sequence ATGACTTATCAGCACGAGCCGGTTCTTTTACAAGAAGTAATAAATGGCCTGAACCCCCAGCCGGGACAAAATTTTATTGATGGCACGGTGGGGGGTGGAGGTCACGCGGCTGCCTTATTAGCTTCAACTGGCCCTAAGGGTCGTTTGCTGGCTATGGATAGGGATAAAGTCGCTTTAGCCGCCGCGGTTGTAAATTTAAAACAGTTTAACGGCCGAGTAACTTTTATTCAGGATTCTTATATTAATGTAACTGATTATGCTTTATCTAACGGCTTTAACAACTTGGCTGGAGTGCTACTCGACTTGGGCTTATCATCGGCTCAATTATCTGATACCACTAGAGGATTTTCTTTTAAAAATGATGGACCACTAGATTTACGTTTTGATGTTAGCCAAGGGCAAACAGCAGCTGACTTACTTAACAATTTAACCTTTGTTGAATTATGGAAAATTTTTGAAGTTTATGGACAATTGCCTAAGTCTAAAACTTTAGCCCGGATTATTGTGGAGCAGAGACGTTTGGCCCCCTTTCGTACGACCGAGGATTTATTATCGGCCGTAAATAAAATTAAGGGAGGTGGACGCCACTCGCTTCAACCAGCCGCTTTAGTTTGGCAGGCCTTAAGGATAGTTGTTAATAACGAGTTGGATCAGTTGAAACAGGTTTTGCCCAAAATTTTACAATTAGTATCGTTGGGTGGTCGGTTGGCTATAATTAGTTTTCATTCTGGCGAGGATAGAATAGTAAAAGATTTTTTTAAAACAGAAGCTAAAAATTGTTTATGTCCGCCAGCTTATCCGGTTTGCCGCTGCCAGCACCAAGCGCGTTTAAAAATAATTACAGTTAAGCCCTTAGAGGCAACGGCTCAGGAAATAAAAATAAATTCTCGAGCCCGTAGCGCTAAATTAAGAATCGCTCAAGTTATCTAG
- a CDS encoding DMT family transporter yields MNGQSLFIIGAALLWATDSLLRLPLTQNLTSAAIVFWEHGIAIFIVGPIIFYNWSKLKEIKAREWLAIIFIGLVASALATLAFTASFKYLNPSSSILLIKLQPLVTFLLAAIWLKEKLPKHFWYWAILALVGGYLAAFSFAWPVWPIGSKLAWLGALLAVTAAVSWGCATVVGRYLVNNLDYRLVTALRFLIALPALAILLFWQQGWLGFSLPQSSDLIKLGLILLGPGLGAMFLYYFGLRKTPASLAAVLELLWPVIAVVLNWYFLNQPLLAGQLVGGFILLAAIGRLTVWPYFRIKSI; encoded by the coding sequence ATGAATGGGCAGTCTCTTTTTATAATTGGTGCCGCTTTACTTTGGGCGACGGATAGTCTTTTGCGTTTGCCGTTAACTCAAAATTTAACTTCGGCTGCTATTGTTTTTTGGGAGCACGGGATAGCTATTTTTATAGTTGGACCAATTATTTTTTATAATTGGTCTAAACTGAAGGAAATTAAGGCTCGGGAGTGGTTGGCTATTATTTTTATCGGTTTAGTAGCTTCGGCCTTGGCTACCTTGGCTTTTACCGCTTCTTTTAAATATTTAAATCCTTCGTCCAGTATTTTATTAATAAAGCTTCAACCGTTAGTAACTTTTTTACTAGCGGCTATTTGGCTTAAAGAAAAATTACCCAAGCATTTTTGGTATTGGGCGATTTTAGCTTTGGTTGGTGGTTATTTGGCAGCCTTCTCTTTTGCTTGGCCGGTTTGGCCAATAGGGTCTAAGCTGGCTTGGTTAGGGGCTTTATTGGCAGTTACGGCGGCTGTGAGTTGGGGGTGCGCTACAGTGGTTGGTCGTTATTTGGTTAATAATCTTGATTATCGATTAGTAACAGCCTTACGTTTTTTAATAGCTTTGCCAGCTTTGGCTATTTTATTATTTTGGCAACAAGGGTGGTTAGGTTTTTCTTTGCCCCAATCAAGCGATCTTATTAAATTAGGACTTATTTTGTTAGGTCCTGGTTTGGGTGCAATGTTTTTATATTATTTTGGCTTGCGCAAAACACCAGCTTCTTTGGCGGCTGTTTTAGAATTACTGTGGCCGGTTATTGCTGTGGTTTTAAATTGGTATTTTTTAAATCAACCTTTGTTAGCTGGGCAATTGGTTGGTGGTTTTATTTTGTTAGCAGCCATTGGTCGTTTGACAGTTTGGCCCTATTTTAGGATTAAATCCATATAA
- a CDS encoding penicillin-binding protein 2, translating to MPESSKDNATAYRLAFIRLVFFGFLIVIVWRLFQLQIVSYGWYSALASGQHDIFSELIPERGEIYVKDSLAVNRVFPAAVNKPMNFIFAVPREIKNVNEAVEKLKVFWGDDTEKLKAMLAKPDDPYEPLKHAVDDKQAQEVADLAIEGIHIVPEVVRFYPDGGILSQILGFVGYVGERKEGQYGIEQQWEKDLAGLQGELKSERNAAGGIISIGQRQLVPAQDGADLVLTLDKNIQYKACNSLQEAVKKHGAASGSVVIIDPKTGAIKAACNMPSFDSNNYAKTTNSALFSNPIVSEAYEPGSIFKPFTMAAALDAGKVKPTTTYVDTGEVAVSGHVIRNSDLKANGVQTMTNVLEKSLNTGVIFAMRQTGRQVFADYVKRFGFGQNTGVELPHEKPGNINSLKDPNDIYPVTASFGQGITATPLQLVTAYGALANGGRLMKPYITEEIRYANGKIEQTKTHSVRQVISPQSAAMVSAMLVNVVEKGHGKRAGVPGYYVAGKTGTAQVPLPGGQGYDPKKTIGSFVGFAPIDNPRFVMAVKISEPKDVVFAESSAAPLFGELAKFLLEYYQVPPER from the coding sequence ATGCCAGAGTCTAGCAAAGATAACGCGACAGCTTATCGGCTGGCCTTTATTAGACTGGTATTTTTTGGGTTTTTGATTGTGATAGTTTGGCGTTTGTTTCAGTTGCAAATTGTAAGTTATGGTTGGTATAGCGCTTTGGCTTCAGGACAGCATGATATCTTTTCTGAATTAATTCCCGAAAGAGGAGAAATATACGTTAAAGATTCTTTAGCAGTAAATCGGGTGTTTCCAGCGGCTGTAAATAAACCAATGAATTTTATTTTTGCTGTACCTAGAGAAATAAAAAATGTTAATGAAGCCGTGGAAAAACTAAAAGTTTTTTGGGGTGATGATACGGAGAAATTAAAAGCTATGTTGGCTAAGCCAGATGATCCTTACGAACCCTTAAAACATGCTGTCGATGACAAGCAAGCTCAAGAGGTGGCTGATTTGGCAATTGAGGGGATTCATATAGTACCTGAAGTGGTTAGGTTTTATCCCGATGGAGGGATTTTGTCGCAGATCTTGGGGTTTGTTGGTTATGTTGGTGAACGTAAAGAAGGTCAGTATGGTATTGAACAACAGTGGGAAAAAGATTTAGCCGGTTTGCAGGGAGAGCTTAAATCGGAAAGGAATGCGGCCGGTGGAATAATTTCTATTGGCCAGCGGCAATTAGTACCGGCTCAAGACGGGGCGGATTTGGTTTTAACTTTAGACAAGAATATTCAATATAAGGCTTGTAATTCTTTACAAGAGGCGGTTAAGAAACACGGGGCGGCTTCCGGCAGTGTGGTGATTATTGATCCTAAAACTGGCGCTATTAAGGCCGCTTGTAATATGCCGTCGTTTGATTCTAATAATTATGCCAAAACAACCAATTCAGCTTTATTTAGTAACCCGATAGTTTCGGAAGCTTACGAGCCGGGATCGATTTTTAAACCATTTACCATGGCAGCGGCTTTAGATGCCGGTAAGGTTAAACCAACCACGACTTATGTGGATACTGGAGAGGTGGCTGTGTCTGGTCATGTTATAAGAAATTCGGATTTAAAAGCCAATGGGGTTCAAACAATGACTAATGTTTTAGAAAAATCTTTGAATACGGGAGTAATATTTGCTATGCGTCAAACTGGTCGACAAGTATTTGCCGATTATGTTAAAAGATTTGGCTTTGGCCAAAATACCGGAGTGGAATTACCTCATGAAAAACCGGGTAATATAAATTCTCTTAAAGATCCCAATGACATTTATCCAGTTACAGCTTCTTTTGGACAAGGTATAACAGCCACACCTTTGCAATTAGTAACCGCTTATGGGGCATTGGCTAATGGTGGGCGTTTAATGAAACCTTATATAACCGAAGAAATACGGTATGCTAATGGTAAAATAGAACAAACTAAAACTCATTCAGTTCGTCAGGTAATTTCTCCGCAGTCAGCTGCAATGGTTTCGGCTATGTTGGTTAATGTGGTGGAAAAAGGGCATGGTAAAAGGGCTGGTGTGCCCGGTTATTATGTGGCTGGTAAAACCGGTACAGCCCAAGTGCCACTGCCCGGTGGCCAAGGCTATGATCCTAAAAAAACCATTGGTAGTTTTGTTGGTTTTGCACCAATAGATAATCCTAGATTTGTTATGGCGGTTAAAATTAGCGAACCGAAAGATGTGGTGTTTGCTGAAAGTTCGGCCGCTCCGTTGTTTGGAGAGCTGGCTAAGTTTCTGTTAGAGTATTATCAGGTGCCACCAGAGAGATAA
- a CDS encoding phosphatase PAP2 family protein, translating to MDEKIVNFLYALANSSPAWSLLIIFLAVVLIWLMLFWYIILIFRKNQRTIFDLAISLVGAGSFYVFLLVVNFLWFRPRPFVSLGFTPLINMSPLSSSFPSGHAGLAFLLAYLVAKYQPTSKWLAYSLAGLVALARLGVGVHYFTDVVVSAFLGILFGYLVWIIKEKLLNWRFKKIAKL from the coding sequence ATGGATGAAAAAATAGTAAATTTTTTATATGCTTTAGCCAACTCTTCACCAGCTTGGTCTTTGCTTATAATTTTTCTAGCCGTGGTTTTAATTTGGTTAATGTTATTTTGGTATATTATTTTAATTTTTAGAAAAAACCAGCGAACTATTTTTGATTTAGCTATAAGTTTAGTTGGCGCTGGATCATTTTATGTTTTTTTATTAGTGGTTAATTTTTTGTGGTTTAGGCCCCGGCCCTTTGTGAGTCTTGGTTTTACCCCTTTGATTAATATGTCTCCCTTAAGCAGTTCTTTTCCTTCTGGGCATGCTGGTTTAGCTTTTTTGTTAGCTTATTTAGTAGCTAAGTATCAGCCGACTAGTAAATGGTTGGCTTATAGTCTAGCTGGTTTAGTGGCTTTAGCCAGGCTGGGGGTGGGAGTACATTATTTTACTGATGTTGTAGTTAGCGCTTTTTTAGGAATTTTATTTGGTTATTTAGTTTGGATTATAAAAGAAAAGTTATTAAACTGGCGGTTTAAAAAAATAGCCAAGCTATAA
- the rplJ gene encoding 50S ribosomal protein L10 has translation MAKSRSSKVATANSLSQSLTTAKGIVMADFTGLGVKDLQELRKILRDKGISYEVVKRTVLKRSLVSAGLKEASEVSLPNGSVSLAVSQVDEVEAAKLLADYGKSHDKFKILGGILEKVFVNADKVNELAKLPSKQELLGQVVGTIAAPLSGFVNVLQGNLRGLVQVFKAMSSK, from the coding sequence ATGGCAAAATCACGTTCTAGTAAAGTAGCCACGGCTAATTCTTTAAGCCAATCTTTAACAACAGCCAAGGGTATTGTTATGGCTGATTTTACCGGTTTGGGTGTTAAGGATTTGCAAGAATTGCGTAAAATTTTACGCGATAAAGGAATTAGTTATGAGGTTGTTAAAAGGACTGTTTTAAAAAGGTCCTTAGTATCAGCTGGTTTAAAAGAGGCTTCGGAAGTTAGTTTACCTAATGGCAGTGTTAGTTTGGCTGTTAGTCAGGTAGATGAAGTAGAGGCTGCCAAGTTATTAGCTGATTATGGTAAAAGTCATGATAAGTTTAAAATTTTGGGAGGTATTTTGGAAAAGGTTTTTGTCAACGCGGATAAAGTTAATGAATTAGCTAAATTGCCTAGTAAGCAAGAATTGCTTGGTCAGGTGGTTGGTACCATAGCTGCACCGTTAAGTGGTTTTGTTAATGTTTTGCAAGGCAATTTGCGAGGATTGGTGCAGGTATTTAAAGCAATGTCTAGCAAATAA
- the mraZ gene encoding division/cell wall cluster transcriptional repressor MraZ, translating into MFIGEYQHALDDKGRLAVPVKFRLELKSGAVVTRGLDNCLFVYTKSAWNVLAKKLANLPISQANTRAFARLMLAGAMDVEVDSQGRVLLPDYLRSYAGLKKEIVVAGLYDRLELWDKSRWAIYKKTTEKSSTAIAEALGELGV; encoded by the coding sequence ATGTTTATTGGCGAATATCAACACGCGTTGGACGACAAAGGGCGGTTAGCCGTACCGGTTAAATTTAGACTTGAATTAAAGAGTGGAGCAGTTGTTACCAGAGGGTTGGACAACTGTTTATTTGTTTATACTAAATCAGCTTGGAATGTTTTGGCTAAAAAATTAGCTAATTTACCGATTAGTCAGGCTAATACTAGAGCTTTTGCCAGGTTAATGCTGGCTGGTGCCATGGATGTGGAAGTAGATAGTCAGGGTCGGGTTTTGTTGCCTGATTATTTAAGATCTTATGCCGGTTTAAAAAAAGAAATAGTAGTAGCTGGTTTATACGATAGATTGGAATTATGGGATAAGTCACGTTGGGCAATTTATAAAAAAACAACCGAAAAGTCTTCTACGGCTATTGCCGAAGCTTTGGGTGAACTAGGTGTTTAA
- the mltG gene encoding endolytic transglycosylase MltG codes for MFFNKPKRNFFKLSAIGLFIVVLLSGYVFWQFYVPVGSAGSLTPVSVVAGEGVKQIGYNLWQNNLIRNRWWFETWVWLKRAEKKFVAGDYLLPSDANVVNITKLLTGGVRPANELSLTFIEGWTINQMADYLASNDLTTAKDFKALTNKPADFLVKYPDLKPALFAGAVKNGNLEGYLFPDTYRVYRSGKLEDILEKMLSHFQKQINEDWLKELDQRQISLHSLVTLASIVEREVQTDIDRAMVADIFWRRLAVGQGLQADSTVNYATGKSSPAVSLQDLKIDSPYNTYKYRGLPPGPISNPGLVSLRASLFPKANDYWYFLTTPQGQVIYSRNFDEHKAAKQKYLR; via the coding sequence ATGTTTTTTAACAAACCAAAGCGTAATTTTTTTAAACTATCAGCCATTGGTTTATTTATAGTAGTTTTATTAAGCGGTTATGTGTTTTGGCAATTTTATGTGCCGGTTGGATCCGCGGGTTCTTTAACACCTGTTTCCGTGGTGGCTGGTGAAGGTGTTAAACAAATTGGTTATAATCTTTGGCAGAACAATCTTATTCGTAATCGTTGGTGGTTTGAAACTTGGGTATGGCTTAAAAGAGCCGAAAAAAAATTCGTGGCTGGCGATTATTTATTACCTAGCGATGCCAATGTAGTTAATATCACCAAGCTTTTAACTGGTGGGGTTAGGCCGGCGAATGAATTATCTTTAACCTTTATTGAAGGTTGGACAATTAATCAGATGGCTGATTACTTAGCTAGTAATGATTTAACAACGGCTAAGGATTTTAAAGCTTTGACTAATAAACCGGCGGATTTTTTGGTTAAATATCCTGACTTAAAGCCGGCTTTATTTGCTGGGGCTGTAAAAAATGGCAACTTGGAAGGTTATTTGTTTCCCGATACTTACCGTGTTTATCGTTCGGGTAAGCTAGAGGATATTTTGGAAAAAATGTTAAGTCATTTTCAAAAACAAATAAATGAGGATTGGCTTAAAGAATTAGACCAGCGACAAATTTCCCTTCATAGTTTGGTTACTTTGGCCAGTATTGTGGAAAGAGAAGTTCAAACGGATATTGATCGAGCTATGGTGGCGGATATTTTTTGGCGCCGCTTAGCCGTTGGTCAGGGTTTGCAGGCTGATTCAACTGTTAACTATGCCACTGGTAAAAGTTCGCCAGCAGTTTCTTTGCAGGATTTAAAGATTGATTCTCCTTATAATACTTATAAATATCGTGGTTTGCCGCCAGGACCAATTAGTAACCCCGGTTTAGTGTCTTTGCGGGCCAGTCTTTTCCCTAAAGCTAACGATTATTGGTATTTTTTAACTACTCCGCAGGGGCAGGTTATTTATTCTAGAAATTTTGACGAGCATAAAGCAGCCAAGCAAAAATATTTAAGATAA
- a CDS encoding UDP-N-acetylmuramoyl-tripeptide--D-alanyl-D-alanine ligase, producing the protein MKKILRFILKILAKLTLYRYRPVIIGITGSVGKTSVKQAVADLISTSGRTVWHSQKNLNNEIGLPLTVLLAKDSAYRNLGLWLVIFTKSLGRLIKKDLYYPEFLVLEYGVDHPGDMDYLLTIVRPQVAVLTAVSASHLEFMGSLAKILEEKSKLLKALPLDGTAIINGEDEKVLSLKTVLKSRVLTYGQAAGFDIYTESAAVTMKPSLGMSFKLALQGNNLPITVLGTVGSPVILTALAAAAVGQALGFTNLQILEGLEKLTLPAGRLRLLPGIKETILLDDTYNSSPRAAAAALQALVRLPLPKVGGRRWAVLGDMLELGSQSEKLHSEVGQTVANLAIDFLLTVGNESRVIGHGALAKGMDQDRIWHFANVQEAGLFIQDRLNQGDVVLIKGSQGVRCEKITKELMAEPLKAGELLVRQYGPWLNS; encoded by the coding sequence ATGAAAAAGATATTAAGATTTATTTTAAAGATTTTAGCCAAACTGACTTTATACCGTTATCGTCCGGTGATTATTGGTATAACCGGTTCGGTTGGTAAGACCAGCGTTAAACAGGCAGTGGCCGATTTAATATCAACGAGTGGTCGCACTGTTTGGCACAGCCAAAAAAATTTAAATAATGAAATAGGCTTGCCTTTAACTGTTTTATTGGCTAAGGATTCGGCTTATCGAAATTTAGGTTTGTGGTTGGTTATTTTTACCAAGTCGCTTGGCCGGTTAATTAAAAAGGATCTTTATTATCCGGAATTTTTAGTGTTGGAGTATGGCGTGGATCATCCCGGGGATATGGATTATCTTTTAACAATTGTTCGGCCCCAGGTGGCGGTGTTAACAGCTGTGTCAGCCAGTCATTTGGAGTTTATGGGTAGTTTGGCAAAGATTTTGGAAGAAAAAAGTAAATTGTTAAAAGCTTTACCGCTTGATGGTACGGCCATTATAAATGGTGAGGATGAAAAAGTATTGTCTTTAAAAACTGTTTTAAAGTCGCGGGTTTTAACTTATGGTCAAGCCGCTGGTTTTGATATTTATACGGAGTCAGCGGCTGTAACCATGAAACCGTCTTTGGGTATGAGTTTTAAATTAGCTTTACAAGGTAATAATTTACCGATTACTGTTTTGGGTACGGTGGGTAGTCCGGTGATTTTGACTGCTTTGGCGGCGGCGGCTGTTGGTCAAGCCTTGGGTTTTACTAATTTACAAATATTGGAAGGTTTAGAGAAGTTAACCTTGCCAGCGGGTCGGTTGCGTTTATTGCCCGGTATTAAAGAAACAATTTTATTGGATGATACTTACAATTCTTCACCTCGGGCCGCCGCCGCGGCTTTGCAAGCTTTAGTCAGATTGCCTTTACCTAAGGTAGGCGGACGGCGTTGGGCAGTTTTGGGTGATATGCTGGAGTTGGGTTCACAAAGTGAGAAATTACATTCAGAAGTTGGGCAAACAGTTGCTAACTTGGCCATAGATTTTTTGTTAACAGTCGGCAATGAATCAAGAGTCATTGGCCACGGCGCTTTGGCTAAGGGAATGGATCAAGATAGAATTTGGCATTTTGCTAATGTTCAAGAAGCTGGTTTGTTTATTCAAGATAGATTAAATCAAGGGGATGTGGTTTTAATAAAGGGTTCTCAGGGTGTGCGCTGCGAAAAAATAACCAAAGAATTAATGGCCGAACCCCTAAAAGCCGGGGAATTATTAGTTAGGCAATATGGACCTTGGCTTAATAGTTAA
- a CDS encoding protein-L-isoaspartate(D-aspartate) O-methyltransferase, with protein MSSQKELLEGLLGRGLLKSTELKEAWLKVDRAKFVPPEFINQAYEDTPLPLGKEQTISQPSVVAFMLDLLAVKKGMKILEVGSGSGFVTALLATLVGPQGKIISLEIISTLVEQAKQNLSFYNYANVNLLAADGSGGYKKEAPYDRIILSAAAQELKEELLEQLSDTGRLVAPVGRHEHSLLVWQRQKNKIIKKIYPGFIFVPLVSA; from the coding sequence ATGTCCAGCCAAAAAGAATTACTAGAAGGTCTTTTAGGCAGGGGATTATTGAAATCAACTGAATTAAAAGAGGCTTGGTTAAAAGTAGACAGGGCAAAATTTGTACCGCCGGAGTTTATTAATCAAGCTTATGAAGATACTCCCTTGCCACTTGGCAAAGAGCAAACGATTTCTCAGCCGTCGGTTGTAGCTTTTATGTTGGATTTGTTGGCAGTAAAAAAAGGTATGAAAATTTTAGAAGTCGGCAGTGGTTCTGGTTTTGTTACGGCTTTATTGGCCACCTTGGTTGGACCTCAAGGAAAAATTATTTCTTTGGAAATAATTTCTACTTTAGTTGAGCAGGCTAAGCAGAATTTATCTTTTTATAATTATGCCAATGTTAATTTGTTAGCGGCTGATGGTAGTGGTGGTTATAAAAAAGAAGCACCTTATGACAGGATAATTTTATCAGCCGCGGCTCAGGAGCTCAAAGAGGAATTATTGGAGCAATTATCCGATACTGGGCGTTTAGTGGCGCCAGTTGGTCGCCATGAACACAGTTTATTGGTTTGGCAAAGGCAAAAAAATAAAATCATAAAAAAAATTTACCCCGGTTTTATTTTTGTACCTTTGGTTTCGGCTTAA